DNA from Daucus carota subsp. sativus chromosome 1, DH1 v3.0, whole genome shotgun sequence:
tatctttttttatttattttggacATCTTTTTCCATTTATTTTAGACAATAGATAATTTTGCATATATTAAACTTCACTTACTATAGaagatgtgaagatttatatctTTTTCCATTTATTTTGAACAGTAGATAATTTTGCATATATTAAACTTTCGACGCTTAATTTACGATGGAAATAAATTTCTAGAAAGGAGCTATCTTGTGACGACTATCTTACgattgaatattaattttaattttaatattatttcagAAAGCGCAGATAATTTAACTTACGATGCTTCATTTATGACGAAATTATGTCTTCAGCTATTGTACAACGTGCGACGATTTTGTGCACAgaagaatattattattattacttttgcTAGTGACAGGATTTTTCTGTCGTTTTTGGTCAAGTTTAGCAAAACGACGTCGGTCTATGCATGGGCACTTTTTGATCTCTTCTTAAAATTAGCAAAAATATGTAGATAATCAATTTTATGACGGACCTGTTATCCATCGTAATGCCTTACGACGGATATTGAATTTCCATCGTAAGTTTGCGCGCTCAGCAGATTCGTTGTAAGTTATCCATCGTAAATGCCTAGTAGTTTTTTGTAGTGGttgcatataatattataatagataaatttcatcattttattattCTTAACATAAAgtagaataatattaattttgatgtgCTTTTCAATTTATATGGAGTATTTTTTTTAGCTCCTAGATTTGCTTTCTTGCAGAAATTTTTTATCACATATACCTTAATATTATTTAGCTATTTTTGAAGATATATAATAATTCCACTATGAAATAATACGGTGCGAGGGCAGTCTACTTCAATCTAGCATGATGCGAACACGTACAAAGCTAGTTCTGAACAGGGGAGGAACTGGGGAACGAGTTCAGGTCCCcgttaattttgaaataatatcaaaatgtaatataaaaatttagaattttgtgtaatttttttatccttttatatattagaaaaatataattttggtccccttagatattaaaaaaaatgaaaattgaaaaaaatatagtgatcAGCAAATGACTGAGTTTTTAAATGAtcgacacatattttaaggtgAATATAAAATCtagtttcatattttattttttaatttttttattaaggtttacacatcaaatttttatttaaaaataatttaaaaataatttatgaagttATATTTTAACCGAACGTAAAATGCTATACGAATAAGACTTGGTGAGAGACTATAACAATTTAAAAGTAGCAAAGTCATTTTCGACCACATTTTTGACCAACGGTAGTCAGAAATGAAGCTACGGCTCCATCTCGTTCCCACTCAGCCAATCACAAGTCTACAACAAGCTAAAGCCAGATCATTATTTTAAACACAGTCGATGCGGTCGGAAATGATCACAGGCGATCGGAAATGTGTTTGGCTGATTTAATGATGCGGCGTTCATGTCAGCTAAATAATGTTAATAAACAGGACCCACACCCACTTAAAATTGACCGATAGCATCCGGTCGATTGCGTCGGTCGTAAATGACCCCTTCTTTTCTGACCAACCTCATTTGATCGATTGGTCGGTCGAAAATGACCGTTTTTTTTTCCGACTATAAtgatcggtcggttttagctgTCGGAATTgaccgcttttcttgtagtgcattAAGTCCTCTAGATGGTTacccattttttaataatttttcaatgCAAAGAATATTTGCAAGTTAGCCgagaaattttatataaaagattttttgaaaaataaaaagatcCATCCAAAATATGAACGACAATATTATAGGTTAGATGTTTCTGTTTGTTCAGATTTGAAGAAACTGACTATCCTCTGTGATTTACGTCAAGGATTAATAGCCAGTAAAATATTTCCATGTGTTAGTTGATAAATTATTGCGATTTAATTGTCTTGAATCTTCCTGCATCTACGGTAGCACTTGAATGTGAAAATAATCCTTCAAAATCGAGTGGAGGATGAATTTTAAAGAGGTTAGttgttaatatatattgaaaagGAGATTGCAgagattatttttattaataaaatcattctCATAATACTTAGTTAAATAAAGACAAGCACATCTCAAATTGATCGATAtgtttctatttttattcattttaatctCTGATTTTAAATTTCTAGTTCCGACCCGTTCTTAACCGTCTTTATCCCATTAAAAGTAAGAATATACATACATGTGTCAAACTATTTCAAACCACAGAGAGTAACCAATTTCCTCATCATTTCTTCTCCTCATCAGCTTTAGGGAACACAGTACCCTTAGCCGCCTCCCACATACCTCCCGCCGTCTCCTCCGCAGCTTCGGCCGCTGATTCCGCTGCATCCTTTGTCGCCTTCAACACCTTGTCTTCCGACTCCTTCTTCTTTGCTTCGTTGCTTTCAGCCTGGGCGGCGCCTGCCTCTGCAAGTTCTTTAGCCTTGTCCACCATGGCATTTGCATTCTTTGCGGCTTCATCTATTATTCCATGGGCTCCCGAGTCTTTACTCTCTTCACTAGTAGTGGCTTGAATTCGACCCTAAAATATCAACAATATTAGCAAATTGCATGCATATGACGTAACACCCTTTAATGTCGAGGAGTGTGACGGATTTAGTTCATTCTATAAACATAACTCCTGCCAATTGCATTTGAGACAATATGTTTCagcttatttttgaatttagaatttaaaatttgacccaatttttagaaaatactCGAGATTTGACCCCGAATTTcacttatattatattcaagaCTCAAGACTCTTTTATAAAGCATGTTATCTGCAATCTTTAACCTATATCTTGTTAATAAGAAGTCGAAACTTTAACCTATATCTTGTTAATAAGAGGTCGAGGTTTCAAGATCCGGGACTCTGTGCGTAGTTAGAAATAAATATGGACCATAAGCTATGTACATGTGAAGTAGAGTGATGCATACCTTAGAGTATCGAGAGCTGGATGTGAAGCTAACGCTTGATACTTTAGGATTGAAAGTGGGCTGAGGACAAGCCTTCGAGACGTTAAGAAAATCAACATTTGTGACGCTTGAAACTATTCCTGCCATTGCTGCTGTATGGATATTTTGTTTCTAAGTCTTGTGTAGTTGTGTGTTTGTGACTTCCGGTCTGTATTTCTCACTGTTTTATAGGGTTTTCTTACCCTTATCCTAGGTGCTTCTACTTTGTTTATATGATGACACGTGGACTCAGTTCACGTGGAATTACTGGCTCCCCAGTTGATTTGGTGATCTTGACATGATGGATTACAAGTCGGTATTGAATAATAGCCGGCAGTTTAATTACTtaaaatgtactccctccgtcccaatgaattgtatacagtttcctttttgagacgtcccatcaattgtatacattccaaagtagtaaatttttataatataaaacactattacacccactactttcttccactatctatattctataataatataaacactattacatccactacACTCCTCTaccatctcaaatttattattaaatataaataggtcccatcactatacccacttttcatccaactttactcatttcttacccaattccttggtctccgtgtaccagtcatttgtatacaaatgactgggacggagggagtagagcTTAACTGAGAGATATTAGTTTCCAAATATGCGTTTAAATTTAAATGCTATCTACCGACTTCGACGCCTTTGACACGTGGACGGGTTACCAGTCGGCACTGTGA
Protein-coding regions in this window:
- the LOC108197308 gene encoding uncharacterized protein LOC108197308, yielding MAGIVSSVTNVDFLNVSKACPQPTFNPKVSSVSFTSSSRYSKGRIQATTSEESKDSGAHGIIDEAAKNANAMVDKAKELAEAGAAQAESNEAKKKESEDKVLKATKDAAESAAEAAEETAGGMWEAAKGTVFPKADEEKK